One Osmerus eperlanus chromosome 16, fOsmEpe2.1, whole genome shotgun sequence DNA segment encodes these proteins:
- the LOC134036092 gene encoding cytochrome P450 7B1 isoform X2 produces the protein MDISNRRDDEPPLITGWIPYLGKAVEFGKNAHMFLAAHKEKHGDIFTILIAGKYITFIMNPLLYPNVIKHGKQLDFHEFSDQVAPVTFGYPPVRSGKFPGMDEQIQRSFRLLQGDNLTSLTESMMGNLMLVFRQDYLREMEENRDQGGAWRTESMYQFCSSVMFEATFMTMYGQPEYACRHSGMSTLREQFVKFDNMFPLLIAQIPISLLGWTKSIREELINYFLPHRMSRWSNTSQFIKKRAEVFEQYDCLGDVDKAAHHFAILWASVGNTIPATFWAMYYLVMHQEALAAVFKEIQSVLKLSGIEELKNRDITFTKDQLDGLLYLESAINESLRLSSASMNIRVAQEDFSLRLVGERSEAVRKGDVIALYPQSMHMDPEIYQDPEVFKFDRYVEDGKEKTDFYKDGQKLKYYRMPFGSGSTKCPGRYFAINEIKQFLSLLLLYFDMEVVEGQKRVTLDPSRGGLGILLPATDVRFRYRPRQA, from the exons ATGGATATTTCAAACAG ACGAGATGATGAGCCCCCACTTATAACAGGCTGGATTCCCTACCTGGGGAAGGCAGTGGAGTTTGGAAAAAATGCTCATATGTTTCTTGCAGCACATAAGGAAAAACATGGAGACATATTTACTATATTGATTGCAG gaaagtacattacatttatcatGAACCCACTGCTGTATCCCAACGTCATCAAACATGGGAAACAGCTGGACTTCCACGAGTTTTCCGACCAGGTTGCCCCGGTAACTTTTGGCTACCCTCCTGTCAGAAGTGGCAAATTCCCCGGCATGGATGAGCAGATCCAGAGATCCTTTCGCCTCCTGCAAGGTGACAACCTGACTTCCTTAACAGAGAGCATGATGGGTAACCTCATGCTTGTGTTTCGGCAAGACTacctgagggagatggaggagaatagGGATCAGGGTGGTGCTTGGAGGACTGAAAGCATGTACCAGTTCTGCAGTTCTGTCATGTTTGAGGCGACTTTCATGACCATGTACGGCCAGCCAGAATACGCCTGTCGACACAGCGGAATGAGCACGCTCAGAGAACAATTTGTTAAGTTCGACAACATGTTCCCGCTCTTAATCGCCCagatccccatctctctcctgggTTGGACCAAGTCTATACGGGAAGAGCTGATCAACTACTTCCTGCCACATAGGATGTCACGCTGGTCCAACACATCACAGTTCATCAAAAAGAGAGCTGAGGTCTTTGAGCAGTATGATTGTCTTGGAGATGTAGATAAAGCAG CTCATCATTTTGCCATCCTATGGGCCTCAGTGGGCAATACAATCCCAGCAACCTTTTGGGCCATGTATTACCTGGTAATGCACCAAGAAGCCCTTGCAGCGGTATTTAAGGAAATCCAGAGTGTGTTGAAGCTCTCTGGAATAGAGGAGCTGAAAAATAGAGACATCACTTTCACCAAGGACCAGTTGGACGGTCTTCTCTATCTGG AGAGCGCCATCAACGAGAGTCTGCGGTTGTCTTCGGCCTCCATGAACATTCGTGTGGCCCAGGAGGACTTCAGCTTACGGCTAGTAGGGGAGCGATCGGAAGCGGTGAGGAAAGGAGACGTGATCGCCCTGTACCCTCAGAGCATGCATATGGACCCAGAGATCTACCAAGACCCCGAG GTTTTCAAGTTTGACCGGTACGTTGAGGACGGTAAAGAAAAGACCGACTTCTACAAGGATGGCCAGAAGCTGAAGTATTACCGCATGCCATTCGGCTCTGGTTCCACCAAGTGTCCTGGAAGGTACTTTGCGATAAATGAGATAAAGcagttcctgtctctccttctgctTTACTTTGACATGGAAGTGGTGGAGGGTCAGAAGCGGGTCACCCTGGACCCGAGCCGAGGAGGTCTGGGGATTCTGCTTCCCGCCACCGATGTAAGGTTTCGCTACAGGCCTCGCCAAGCCTGA
- the LOC134036092 gene encoding cytochrome P450 7B1 isoform X1, with protein sequence MLALVFLVLISLCLFSRLVGRKRRDDEPPLITGWIPYLGKAVEFGKNAHMFLAAHKEKHGDIFTILIAGKYITFIMNPLLYPNVIKHGKQLDFHEFSDQVAPVTFGYPPVRSGKFPGMDEQIQRSFRLLQGDNLTSLTESMMGNLMLVFRQDYLREMEENRDQGGAWRTESMYQFCSSVMFEATFMTMYGQPEYACRHSGMSTLREQFVKFDNMFPLLIAQIPISLLGWTKSIREELINYFLPHRMSRWSNTSQFIKKRAEVFEQYDCLGDVDKAAHHFAILWASVGNTIPATFWAMYYLVMHQEALAAVFKEIQSVLKLSGIEELKNRDITFTKDQLDGLLYLESAINESLRLSSASMNIRVAQEDFSLRLVGERSEAVRKGDVIALYPQSMHMDPEIYQDPEVFKFDRYVEDGKEKTDFYKDGQKLKYYRMPFGSGSTKCPGRYFAINEIKQFLSLLLLYFDMEVVEGQKRVTLDPSRGGLGILLPATDVRFRYRPRQA encoded by the exons ATGCTCGCTCTTGTCTTTCTTGTTTTAATCTCACTTTGTTTATTCTCCAGGCTTGTTGGAAGGAAAAG ACGAGATGATGAGCCCCCACTTATAACAGGCTGGATTCCCTACCTGGGGAAGGCAGTGGAGTTTGGAAAAAATGCTCATATGTTTCTTGCAGCACATAAGGAAAAACATGGAGACATATTTACTATATTGATTGCAG gaaagtacattacatttatcatGAACCCACTGCTGTATCCCAACGTCATCAAACATGGGAAACAGCTGGACTTCCACGAGTTTTCCGACCAGGTTGCCCCGGTAACTTTTGGCTACCCTCCTGTCAGAAGTGGCAAATTCCCCGGCATGGATGAGCAGATCCAGAGATCCTTTCGCCTCCTGCAAGGTGACAACCTGACTTCCTTAACAGAGAGCATGATGGGTAACCTCATGCTTGTGTTTCGGCAAGACTacctgagggagatggaggagaatagGGATCAGGGTGGTGCTTGGAGGACTGAAAGCATGTACCAGTTCTGCAGTTCTGTCATGTTTGAGGCGACTTTCATGACCATGTACGGCCAGCCAGAATACGCCTGTCGACACAGCGGAATGAGCACGCTCAGAGAACAATTTGTTAAGTTCGACAACATGTTCCCGCTCTTAATCGCCCagatccccatctctctcctgggTTGGACCAAGTCTATACGGGAAGAGCTGATCAACTACTTCCTGCCACATAGGATGTCACGCTGGTCCAACACATCACAGTTCATCAAAAAGAGAGCTGAGGTCTTTGAGCAGTATGATTGTCTTGGAGATGTAGATAAAGCAG CTCATCATTTTGCCATCCTATGGGCCTCAGTGGGCAATACAATCCCAGCAACCTTTTGGGCCATGTATTACCTGGTAATGCACCAAGAAGCCCTTGCAGCGGTATTTAAGGAAATCCAGAGTGTGTTGAAGCTCTCTGGAATAGAGGAGCTGAAAAATAGAGACATCACTTTCACCAAGGACCAGTTGGACGGTCTTCTCTATCTGG AGAGCGCCATCAACGAGAGTCTGCGGTTGTCTTCGGCCTCCATGAACATTCGTGTGGCCCAGGAGGACTTCAGCTTACGGCTAGTAGGGGAGCGATCGGAAGCGGTGAGGAAAGGAGACGTGATCGCCCTGTACCCTCAGAGCATGCATATGGACCCAGAGATCTACCAAGACCCCGAG GTTTTCAAGTTTGACCGGTACGTTGAGGACGGTAAAGAAAAGACCGACTTCTACAAGGATGGCCAGAAGCTGAAGTATTACCGCATGCCATTCGGCTCTGGTTCCACCAAGTGTCCTGGAAGGTACTTTGCGATAAATGAGATAAAGcagttcctgtctctccttctgctTTACTTTGACATGGAAGTGGTGGAGGGTCAGAAGCGGGTCACCCTGGACCCGAGCCGAGGAGGTCTGGGGATTCTGCTTCCCGCCACCGATGTAAGGTTTCGCTACAGGCCTCGCCAAGCCTGA